One Helicobacter suis HS1 genomic window, TTTTTAGCAAGTTGTATAACTTGCGCTAAGGCTTTATCTAGTGCTTCTATAGCTAAAACACTAGCCTTAAAATTACCCGTATGGCCAACCATATCCCCATTAGCAAAATTAACAATGATTAAATCCTTACCCTCTTGCATGCTAGCACACACCGCATCGGCTACTTTAAAAGCGCTCATTTCAGGGACTAAATCGTAGGTTTTAACCTTAGGGCTAGGGATTAAAATCCGCTCTTCATTTAAAAAGGGGGTTTCAATGCCTCCATTGATAAAAAAACTCACATGGGCATATTTTTCCGTCTCAGCAATATGTACTTGGCTAAGATTAGCGCTAGATACAACCTGAGCTAGGGTATTTTGAATATCTGGTTTAGAAAAAAGTACCGGGTAGGGAAAATCAGAACTATAAGCCGTCATGGTGGCGATGTAAAGTTTTGGTGCTTCTCTTACAGAGTCTTTAAAGACTTCTAAATCCCCCCCTAAAACCTGAGTGAGCTCGCGCATGCGATCGCTTCTAAAATTGATCATAATAACCCCGTCCCCATCAAACATACCGCTGTATTCTTTAAAACTCACCGGTTCTATAAATTCATCGCTAATCCCTTGATAATACATCTCTTTGATGTAGCGCTCTGGAGTAAATTCTGTTTTATTGCTAGCATGGACAATACTCATATAAGCTTTAAAAATGCGATCGTAGCGTTTATCACGATCCATAGCAAAAAAACGCCCTGAGAGGGTGGCAATCCTAATATTCTCATTACAAATTGAAAGAATCATATTTAAGTACTCTAGCGCGCTTTGTGGCAGTACATCACGCCCATCGCTAATAAGGTGCAAATATACTTTTTTATCCAATCTTTCTAAGAGTAAAGCCATGCTCATGAGATGATCAATATGGGCATGCACGCCCCCATCGCTCATTAAACCGATGACATGCACAGTTTGGGTGTGATCTGTAACACTCTTTAGCGCTAAATTTTCCTCCATTTTATCTTCTGCAAAAGCCTTAGAAATCTTGACTAAATCTTGATAAAGTACGCGCCCAGCCCCTATACACATATGCCCCACTTCTGAATTACCCATTTGCCCCTCAGGTAAGCCCACACTTAAACCATGTGTTTTAAGCAAGCTATGAGGGATATTAGCAAACATCCAATCATAGGTGGGTTTTTTAGCATGGAAAAAAGCATTGCCCTCAGATTCAGGGTTATGCCCGACTCCATCGGTGATAATTAGAAGGGTTTTTTGCATTTTAAAAGACCGGAGATTCTTGCATTAGAATAATGGAATTAGCATCTTTGCTATTTTTAGGGGTTTTTCCTGATGATGGTTGTGGGTGTGTGGTGGTGCTGTGTTGGGGCTTTTGGGGGGTGTTAGAGTAATGAGGTCTACTTTTTTGTCTTTTGCGACTAGATAGAGATTTATGGGTAGAATGGGCTGTATTTAGGGCAATTTTAGGAAGAGCTTTAGACTGAATAATCTTAGGTTCTGGCCGGATTGGGTTTTCATGGTGGATCTCCTCATGGTGGATTGCTGGTATAGGTTTAGGCGCAGATTTTTTTGTAGAATCCACTGCCTCCTCTAAGGCAGGCATCACACTTTGCAGGGTTTTAATTTTAGCCACTATATCCTCGTAGTATTCATTAGCCATCTGATCAAAGTGTTCACTCTTTTGCCAGCGCAAACCCCTATGATAGGATTTAATCATGTCTTTTAAATTCCCCTTGTTAATGCGCTTCCAGCTAACTAAAGTATCTAAAGCCACGCGGGAGGCAAAATTTTGATCTTTAATGAGTAAATCCCCATAAACACCTTGCATAAAACTCGTATCGCGTTCATTGTAGAGTTTAAGTACATGGGGGATATAGGCGTGGTAAATCCCTGCGCTTGGTTCATTAAAATTTACCCGGTACATACCCGCACAAGATTCTTTCCAAGCAATAGCAGCTAGTTCATAGCCTAAATTATCTTTTAAACCATAGCGGTAGGCATACACTAAAACCTGTTTTTGCGCGGGGGTGAAGTTGCGCGGGTCAACACACTCGGCTAAAGTAGCTTTTTTTGCAAAAAGGACACCCGCAAAACAAAATGACACAAATAAAACACCTTTACAAAAAGCACCCACCCTACACTCCATACTAAAACCTCATTAAGAGTTTTTCATTTTATTTTGATATAATCTTAGCATAAGTAACCCTTGATCAGCATA contains:
- the gpmI gene encoding 2,3-bisphosphoglycerate-independent phosphoglycerate mutase, with translation MQKTLLIITDGVGHNPESEGNAFFHAKKPTYDWMFANIPHSLLKTHGLSVGLPEGQMGNSEVGHMCIGAGRVLYQDLVKISKAFAEDKMEENLALKSVTDHTQTVHVIGLMSDGGVHAHIDHLMSMALLLERLDKKVYLHLISDGRDVLPQSALEYLNMILSICNENIRIATLSGRFFAMDRDKRYDRIFKAYMSIVHASNKTEFTPERYIKEMYYQGISDEFIEPVSFKEYSGMFDGDGVIMINFRSDRMRELTQVLGGDLEVFKDSVREAPKLYIATMTAYSSDFPYPVLFSKPDIQNTLAQVVSSANLSQVHIAETEKYAHVSFFINGGIETPFLNEERILIPSPKVKTYDLVPEMSAFKVADAVCASMQEGKDLIIVNFANGDMVGHTGNFKASVLAIEALDKALAQVIQLAKKLDYAMLLTSDHGNCEQMHTKEGQMLTNHSTNEVYCFVMGKGVTRVKHGGLNNVAASVLKLMGLPIPESMDAPLF